In one window of Arachis ipaensis cultivar K30076 chromosome B06, Araip1.1, whole genome shotgun sequence DNA:
- the LOC107645312 gene encoding uncharacterized protein LOC107645312 yields the protein MASHSTSPMIDFHSLPVMENRHTNSTHGPELCLAMGLNMYKQSQIAHMERKPDMEFEMAKDVDCKQEQHKLKDRKETEEGLAFWPNLSRVPAANKGPNWLEAAICSSKHSFMETSSSGKSSEVATQKTWKRCAVHVHISHIIHKLEVLKRGVIVEQQPKLHEFHHQMRSHDEGSKNGVLMEVPNFNGMRNNGVTSSSAPVTCQVENLRNPHQSKNGFLQQQCHYRDIQHAIPTPFAAYGPQKQSFNFLSLSSGSNGLKVDNSYDKIGTRLEALSKLQQVPYFQTLSQQNGFMSIPTTPQSQYASASYLDQLPVSGPQVRLQQPHYYGNPLCGTHYGSSTVSNKQQYQQNFWAVQLAAQGGSAANSNIMRTQYPNSQSGRHEYALSQCAQAILPRSPASLEALGSKITSISAQQQQLIASIQEKWARPSSSPFCK from the exons ATGGCATCTCATAGCACTTCTCCAATGATAGATTTTCATTCCTTGCCTGTAATGGAAAATAGGCACACAAATTCAACACATGGTCCTGAGTTATGTCTAGCAATGGG ATTAAATATGTACAAACAATCACAAATTGCACACATGGAGAGGAAGCCAGACATGGAATTTGAGATG GCCAAAGATGTTGATTGTAAGCAAGAACAACATAAACTGAAGGACAGAAAAGAAACAG AAGAAGGTCTTGCATTCTGGCCAAATTTATCAAGAGTACCAGCAGCTAACAAGGGCCCAAATTGGTTGGAAGCTGCCATATGTTCCTCCAAACACAGTTTCATGGAAACTTCTTCTAGTGGAAAG AGTTCAGAAGTTGCAACTCAAAAAACATGGAAGAGGTGTGCAGTTCATGTTCACATCAGCCATATCATCCACAAGTTGGAGGTTTTGAAAAGAGGAGTTATTGTTGAACAACAACCTAAGCTTCATGAATTTCATCATCAAATGAGATCACATGATGAAGGGTCAAAGAATGGAGTTCTTATGGAAGTACCCAACTTCAATGGGATGAGAAATAATGGAGTTACTTCTTCTTCTGCACCTGTGACATGTCAAGTTGAAAATTTGAGGAACCCCCATCAAAGTAAGAATGGTTTTCTTCAACAACAATGCCATTACCGCGACATACAACATGCCATTCCAACGCCATTTGCGGCATATGGCCCTCAGAAACAA AGTTTCAACTTCTTGTCCTTGTCAAGTGGAAGTAATGGGTTAAAGGTGGACAATAGTTATGATAAGATTGGAACTAGGTTGGAAGCATTGTCAAAGTTGCAACAAGTGCCTTATTTTCAGACACTATCACAGCAGAATGGGTTCATGTCAATTCCTACAACACCTCAAAGTCAATATGCATCAGCTTCTTACCTTGATCAGCTTCCTGTCTCAGGACCACAG GTTCGGCTGCAGCAACCTCATTATTATGGTAACCCGTTATGTGGAACTCATTATGGTTCTTCAACGGTATCAAATAAACAACAGTACCAACAAAACTTTTGGGCAGTGCAATTAGCAGCACAAGGTGGGTCGGCGGCAAATAGCAACATTATGAGGACTCAATATCCTAATTCGCAAAGTGGAAGACATGAATATGCATTGAGTCAATGTGCACAAGCCATTCTTCCTCGTTCCCCTGCATCACTTGAAGCACTTGGATCCAAGATTACTTCAATCTCTGCCCAACAACAACAGCTCATTGCTTCTATACAGGAAAAATGGGCTAGACCTTCTTCATCTCCCTTCTGTAAGTGA